In Salvia miltiorrhiza cultivar Shanhuang (shh) chromosome 4, IMPLAD_Smil_shh, whole genome shotgun sequence, the DNA window ACCGACCTCAATACCCAACTATGCGAAAACTAGCATTAAACCGTGGAACTTTATATTCCCACACATATCATTCCATCCCTCAAAACTCAACCAAAATATGGCATTGAATAATTTCATTGATAAAAGAAAAGCCCGAAAATCCGAAACGATGATCGTCGACGAATCGGGTTTAGCTAAGTCAGCTGCATGGGCATGGTACGAACGCGGATCCGGGTCGGACGGGCGACCCATAAAGGAAGTTGATGTTTGGATGTCTAAACCGGAGCCTAAACCATCAAGGTACAAGCTCGAAGCATTGAGAAATTTACAGAGAGATCAACATATCAATTCTTCTAAGAATTCTCTTCTTGATAATTACGAGATAGAGAGGATTTCCAAGCAGCTAGATCGTTATATAGAAGCTAGCCATGTTAACTACAACGCCGGCGATCAgcccaccgccgccgccgcgaaTTTCGTAAAGAGGAGGATGTTAAAAGGGTTCTGGTCGAGACGTGTTCCGGCGTGTGGCTCATCGAGAAGCGATGTGGTCGAGAATCGGATATTCGAGTGTCGGCAGAAGCTGCCGGAGAAGGTCCGGCTTCGCGCCAATCCGTGCTTGATCCAAGTGGCGGAGCTGAGGTAGGTGCTCTAATTTCATGTGTATACATATTTAAGAATTGTATTTGATTCTTTATTTTACTACCATGTGATATGTAATGATTAATTTGAGAACCCCCATTCTAGAGTATGTTAGATGATAAGGTGTAATtttgtaagtttttttttattttctgtctCGTTAATAAAACGTAGAAAAGTCTCAAGTGCATATTTCGTGTGGACcttcaattattatatattatagacTACAATTTTATTACGAGAAGGAAGATAACGCCTTCGATAAAAGGGAACATGTTATAGTAAAactaaataacaataaattaatatcTATAGAaccaggggcggatccaggattcaaTGTTAGGGGGGCTGAATCTATTGGACTAGGTGCTTGAAAATATTTACatggggttcgggggcgggagccccgaagcaaatttttttgagcattccgaacacttcattttcatgcattttttcaacaatcacttaatataataagataattgttcgcaattcaattaattcaacatcaagtagattgaaagcatataaagacttatacttttattcatttttcttaaaaaaaaattgtttcatcttctaaacaaataatctaattttcattgttagtaattagtaattttacttttacctttagaattgactcaaatttaacattaaaaattaactaagaaagaaaaaatgataaaaataatataaatgtaacaactcaatgtgttgagcaattaatatggatagttggatactataaataatgtattactatattttttcttgtatttttctatttatatacacatatatagatataaaacaaaataataagaatatatatatatatatatatatatatatatataaaaaaaacttaaaaattgggagggggctgaagccccccagCCCCCCCCCCCATCCGCCACTGTATAGAACATAAAATTGAATCGATGTGGGAAGAAGGAATGAAACTTTTGCGGTCAAGAAATTTAGATTTCTACCGTGTATATTATTATTTCCTAATGTATTGTAGATAATGTGTGGGGTCGtcatatcttaaaataaaagtCGTACTTTCTTGTTGAACggacaaaaatagaaaaattgaTACTATTTTATGGGACGAAGAGAATATTATATTACTTTTCATTAGAAGTAAGAAACTTGATGTGGCCTATTCAGATAGAGACGGCTATTGATTAAAAGTCAATTGTGGTCTCTCAAGCCCATAATACACAAGTcaataggggtgagcaaaaaattcGAAATCGAATAATCGAACTGATTCAAatcgaaaatttaaaata includes these proteins:
- the LOC131021937 gene encoding uncharacterized protein LOC131021937, which produces MALNNFIDKRKARKSETMIVDESGLAKSAAWAWYERGSGSDGRPIKEVDVWMSKPEPKPSRYKLEALRNLQRDQHINSSKNSLLDNYEIERISKQLDRYIEASHVNYNAGDQPTAAAANFVKRRMLKGFWSRRVPACGSSRSDVVENRIFECRQKLPEKVRLRANPCLIQVAELR